Proteins co-encoded in one Aspergillus luchuensis IFO 4308 DNA, chromosome 6, nearly complete sequence genomic window:
- the sec16 gene encoding COPII coat assembly protein SEC16 (COG:U;~EggNog:ENOG410Q4KB;~InterPro:IPR024880,IPR024340,IPR024468,IPR024298;~PFAM:PF12932,PF12931,PF12935;~go_process: GO:0006914 - autophagy [Evidence IEA];~go_process: GO:0048208 - COPII vesicle coating [Evidence IEA]) encodes MAQSDVAAVWNPALRSDDNATPVPTGPASLEIDTSIEATTIPLGSPMETPHEYSISDIAFPDSDTAAPPQEAASPDMIDTQSLPNPDQIPARDEVPEAPSGDVETTPEISDDHETPGLDAPQTEYAQDNEDVPLDDPKDEVTEAQAVRPQAEESIPTEATAAQDMGVEEQSTTPHAGEQNANEPAHTNGEAQSGHDIWGNTANEESAEDDFFNQLKTQTKPIYVPPENNESRFEEGVPLLDDSAESPVEPTAVEESQTDNFFAGDDDEDDGFFKAVQSAPPPDESQPASHITRKSTFQVMDSLGVSLDSPMSEADPAAQEFDNALAAAATGNSIKESSEEEPAAQELDKILAAAASDNSAEKPSPEEDPAAQELDNVSAAATANNTVEISAFEEDPAAQELDNVLAAATTNNNVEISAFDEDPAAQEFNNVLAAATTNNNVEISAFEEDPAAQEFDNVLAAAATDKSVKKSSSEEDLAARWQAELAEEEAEVAPSEDDLAARWQMELDDDDDLLLEDDIGGATTEQAPTSQDTNGATAGAAVPGLSSPFGTPQSSVRPSATATAYTPHQPSTSDLLQGIPVPGAAPPANMAASADYFTQPPRPNVTANKAESFAERAKEGYRSPYDLPEDLTRPRRPVASHKPVVTQPGITPPPPRSNSIPVPPPSTSMPPPSLGAQPDGAQSTAKVAAPKNFYEELPLPPPRPQSRPASSGRYTPGANAMPPAPSHPPPPPANPYASLSTAPPAAADAYPQPQVQRPERLDPYASLSAPGAQSGPAPPSAASRYSPKPPTLQAGIKPPSSPRYSPAPPPATAPPPRNRYASQPSAPPSQGVALPFQPRTSSPLAYHEKVSYRPQEQSEQRRSSMEQPAIVPPIEVQSHPTGPAEYSPIQPPEAAHVPEAVNIGASVHQMSQQPMSPPRNQYAPPDYVDEFSKRIAPIANVPPAPVLPSDDPTFVPPRRSLTQSPSQQTLGPRLSVPSVDTLQRPASVHGAGSPTKAVNPYAPAPMSAHNRVASQSLDFIPPTDDQQFDPLERWKGAPIVKFGFGGSVLSCFPKHIPRYSAGQATPKIKSTPGEVKTHQLSDWIPVPDTIARHPGPLKSKSKKKDLLAWLSSKIAAFENEGIPQTVYMHADSQKRSEEKILLWKVVRVLVEHDGVLEGSPEIQKSLRQVIFPHLQDVDSTQPYGNGLPSFSTSQPLDAPSRPDAADPQAVESIRNSLLVGEREKAVWGAVDHRLWGHAMIIASTMDKSVWKQVVQEFVRREVRSASGNTESLAALYEVFAGNIEESVDELVPPSARAGLQMVSKVDGQGASKNALDGLDSWRDTLGLVLSNRSSEDYQALLALGRLLQSYGRTEAAHICFIFSRAAVFGGVDDPQASVVLLGADHQHLSLAALQDEDSILLTEAYEYATSVLSASPKPTLPHLLAFKLVYAWSLADQGRKSEAQQYCDAIAATLKATTKPSPYQHQHLYFGVDELSARLRQTTSDGGSSWISRPSMEKVSGSMWAKFNSFVAGEDNEAGSAGSAKAGDGDIGPFAKIAGTPTVSRSPSVSDIYGSYSAQPSYSSGPSRYQPNNQYAPTSSPEQLRGRSSLDSQRSSSYGFGLAQRRGSQEPSTPVESNMYQGGMLYNSPPAVGYQSTPPQTSYMPLAPVKEDLAPQAHAEAPTGPVEQSYGSGSPYQPAGYGSFDQPFMNQAPSDGGGYMPPGVSSGYEPPAIESHAEPAAAPSEEVNEEEPAKKKSFMDDDDDDDIAARAAAIQKAEKARKDREADEAFRKAAEADAQKPAPAKKSWFGGWFGGAAGGKKEDLNPNKPIRAKLGEENSFYYDKDLKKWVNKKDPNSATAARATPPPPRASGPPSRTASGSSAAPPPPAASASPMMPPPNSRPPSTTGMPPPPGSPALSSLGVPPPSIQRSVSTGAAVSTPPSGLAAPPRPATSLSNASSIDDLLGAPTARKGAAAKGKKKGRYVDVMAK; translated from the exons ATGGCGCAGAGTGACGTGGCAGCCGTATGGAATCCGGCGCTCAGATCAGACGACAATGCTACCCCCGTTCCGACTGGCCCGGCAAGTTTGGAGATCGATACCTCGATAgaggccaccaccatccctctCGGCTCGCCTATGGAGACACCGCATGAATACTCGATCAGCGACATCGCTTTCCCGGATTCCGACACTGCTGCCCCGCCGCAAGAAGCAGCTAGCCCGGATATGATTGACACCCAGTCTTTGCCAAACCCCGATCAAATACCAGCTCGCGATGAAGTGCCCGAAGCTCCTTCGGGCGATGTTGAGACGACACCGGAGATAAGCGACGACCACGAGACCCCGGGTCTGGATGCACCGCAGACGGAGTATGCTCAGGACAATGAGGATGTGCCTCTGGATGATCCGAAGGACGAGGTAACGGAAGCCCAGGCGGTCCGGCCCCAAGCCGAGGAGTCTATCCCAACCGAGGCTACCGCCGCGCAAGATATGGGTGTGGAGGAACAAAGTACTACACCTCACGCCGGCGAACAGAATGCAAATGAACCCGCACATACCAATGGTGAGGCCCAGAGCGGCCATGACATTTGGGGAAATACTGCCAATGAGGAATCTGCGGAGGATGATTTTTTCAACCAGCTGAAAACACAGACGAAGCCCATCTACGTGCCTCCGGAGAATAATGAATCTCGTTTCGAAGAGGGTGTTCCATTGCTGGATGATAGTGCCGAATCGCCAGTTGAGCCGACTGCCGTAGAGGAAAGTCAGACCGATAACTTTTTtgccggcgatgatgacgaagatgatgggtttTTCAAGGCTGTCCAGAGTGCTCCGCCTCCGGACGAATCTCAACCAGCGTCGCATATCACGCGCAAGAGCACCTTCCAAGTCATGGACTCCCTCGGTGTTTCCTTGGACTCTCCGATGAGCGAAGCGGATCCTGCTGCGCAAGAGTTTGATAATGCTCTcgctgcagcagcaacggGTAACAGTATAAAGGAGTCATCTGAAGAGGAGCCGGCCGCGCAAGAGCTCGACAAGATTCTAGCTGCTGCGGCTTCAGACAACAGCGCTGAAAAGCCATCTCCCGAGGAGGATCCTGCTGCGCAGGAGCTCGACAATGTTTCCGCTGCCGCGACAGCTAATAACACCGTTGAGATATCAGCATTTGAAGAGGACCCGGCTGCGCAAGAGCTCGATAACGTTCTCGCTGCTGCGAcaaccaacaacaatgtTGAGATTTCAGCTTTTGATGAGGACCCGGCCGCGCAGGAGTTCAATAACGTTCTCGCTGCTGCGACAACCAATAACAATGTTGAAATATCAGCTTTCGAAGAGGACCCGGCTGCGCAGGAGTTCGATAATGTTCTAGCTGCAGCAGCGACGGATAAAAGCGTCAAAAAGTCATCTTCTGAAGAGGATCTGGCTGCGCGCTGGCAGGCCGAgcttgctgaagaagaggcggAGGTTGCTCCCTCCGAAGACGACTTGGCTGCGCGGTGGCAGATGGAactcgatgatgacgacgacctACTTCTAGAGGATGACATCGGAGGAGCTACGACTGAACAGGCACCGACGAGCCAGGATACCAATGGGGCCACTGCCGGCGCTGCTGTCCCAGGATTGAGTAGTCCTTTCGGGACCCCACAGTCTTCTGTGAGACCCAGTGCAACAGCAACTGCTTATACGCCGCATCAGCCGTCCACGTCCGATCTGCTTCAAGGGATTCCTGTGCCCGGTGCAGCGCCTCCGGCAAACATGGCCGCCTCTGCGGACTACTTTACGCAACCGCCGCGACCAAATGTCACCGCAAACAAAGCAGAAAGCTTTGCCGAACGGGCAAAGGAAGGCTACAGGTCACCATATGATCTCCCGGAGGATCTCACACGACCTCGACGGCCTGTGGCTAGTCATAAGCCAGTGGTTACACAGCCGGGTATTACTCCACCTCCCCCACGAAGCAATAGCATTCCAGTTCCTCCGCCGTCAACTTCCATGCCACCACCTTCCTTGGGAGCGCAGCCGGATGGTGCACAATCGACCGCCAAGGTAGCCGCTCCGAAGAACTTCTATGAAGAGCTTCCTCTACCACCGCCTCGGCCACAGTCTCGGCCAGCTAGCTCGGGACGGTATACCCCTGGTGCGAACGCAATGCCACCCGCGCCATCTCATCCGCCTCCCCCGCCGGCCAATCCATATGCTAGCCTATCCACTGCTCCCCCGGCAGCGGCTGATGCTTATCCCCAGCCTCAAGTTCAGCGGCCCGAGCGGCTAGATCCGTATGCAAGCCTGTCCGCACCCGGTGCTCAAAGCGGCCCAGCTCCTCCTAGTGCTGCTTCGAGGTACTCGCCGAAGCCACCTACTCTGCAAGCTGGAATCAAGCCTCCGTCATCGCCTAGATATTCGCCGGCGCCTCCCCCGGCGACCGCTCCCCCGCCACGCAATCGCTATGCTTCTCAACCTTCCGCTCCACCCTCGCAGGGAGTTGCACTTCCATTCCAGCCTCGCACGTCAAGCCCTCTGGCTTACCATGAAAAGGTCTCTTATCGTCCTCAAGAGCAGTCAGAACAGCGACGTTCCTCCATGGAACAGCCAGCTATCGTTCCTCCTATCGAGGTACAATCGCACCCGACTGGCCCTGCTGAGTATTCCCCCATTCAGCCGCCTGAAGCCGCGCACGTTCCGGAAGCTGTCAACATCGGTGCCAGCGTGCATCAAATGTCGCAGCAGCCGATGTCGCCTCCTAGGAACCAGTATGCTCCTCCTGATTATGTTGACGAATTCTCCAAACGCATTGCCCCTATTGCCAACGTTCCACCAGCGCCCGTGCTCCCATCGGATGATCCGACCTTCGTTCCTCCGCGTAGGTCGTTAACACAGTCGCCAAGTCAGCAAACGCTTGGGCCGAGGTTATCCGTGCCATCTGTGGATACCCTGCAGAGGCCTGCATCTGTTCATGGAGCGGGGTCTCCCACCAAGGCTGTGAACCCCTACGCACCAGCTCCGATGTCTGCACATAACCGCGTGGCCTCTCAGTCACTGGACTTTATCCCTCCTACCGATGATCAACAGTTTGATCCCCTGGAGCGCTGGAAAGGGGCTCCTATTGTCAAATTTGGATTTGGTGGCTCAGTCCTTTCCTGCTTCCCTAAGCATATTCCTCGATACTCTGCCGGCCAAGCTACTCCGAAGATCAAGTCTACTCCTGGAGAGGTCAAGACTCATCAACTCAGTGACTGGATTCCTGTACCCGATACTATTGCGCGTCATCCGGGGCCGCTGAAatccaagtccaagaagaaggatctgcttgcttggcttTCTAGCAAGATCGCTGCATTTGAAAATGAGGGCATCCCCCAGACTGTTTACATGCATGCGGACTCACAGAAGAGAAGCGAAGAGAAGATACTGCTGTGGAAGGTCGTTCGGGTTTTGGTTGAACATGACGGTGTTCTGGAAGGATCGCCTGAAATTCAGAAGTCCCTACGCCAAGTTATCTTCCCGCATTTGCAGGATGTTGACTCCACACAGCCTTATGGTAATGGCTTGCCATCCTTCAGCACATCCCAGCCGTTGGATGCTCCTTCTCGTCCCGATGCCGCCGATCCTCAAGCGGTCGAGAGCATTCGCAACAGCCTTCTGGTGGGTGAGCGTGAAAAAGCCGTTTGGGGCGCTGTTGACCATCGCCTTTGGGGACATGCCATGATCATAGCGTCAACAATGGACAAATCTGTGTGGAAGCAGGTCGTCCAGGAATTCGTAAGACGCGAAGTGAGATCTGCCTCTGGTAACACAGAATCACTTGCAGCGCTCTATGAGGTTTTTGCCGGCAATATCGAAGAGAGCGTTGACGAGCTCGTACCCCCCTCTGCCCGAGCTGGACTGCAGATGGTCAGCAAGGTTGATGGGCAAGGAGCATCTAAGAATGCGCTGGATGGCCTCGACAGTTGGAGAGATACCCTCGGTCTGGTGTTAAGTAACCGCAGTTCAGAAGACTACCAGGCGCTATTAGCTCTTGGCAGGCTCTTACAGTCGTATGGCCGGACCGAGGCTGCGCACAtttgcttcatcttctccagagCTGCTGTGTTCGGCGGGGTGGATGACCCGCAGGCAAGcgttgttcttcttggcgcTGATCATCAGCACTTGTCTCTCGCTGCTCTACAGGATGAGGACTCTATTCTTCTGACCGAAGCTTATGAGTACGCCACCTCTGTTCTTTCGGCTTCTCCTAAGCCGACGCTTCCCCATCTGCTTGCTTTCAAGTTGGTGTATGCGTGGTCTTTGGCGGATCAAGGCCGCAAATCGGAAGCTCAGCAATACTGTGATGCGATTGCAGCTACCCTGAAGGCAACCACTAAGCCATCGCCCTATCAACATCAGCACCTGTACTTCGGTGTTGACGAGCTTTCCGCACGTCTCAGGCAAACAACAAGCGACGGAGGCTCATCCTGGATATCCAGACCCAGCATGGAGAAGGTCTCTGGCTCAATGTGGGCTAAGTTCAACAGTTTTGTTGCCGGCGAGGACAACGAAGCTGGGTCTGCCGGTTCAGCAAAGGCTGGCGATGGAGACATCGGCCCCTTTGCTAAGATCGCAGGTACCCCTACTGTTAGTCGTTCGCCATCGGTGTCGGATATCTACGGGTCGTACTCTGCGCAGCCGAGCTACAGTAGTGGCCCGTCACGTTACCAGCCAAATAACCAGTATGCTCCAACTTCTTCGCCTGAACAGTTGCGTGGCAGATCGTCTCTCGACTCTCAaagatcttcttcctatGGGTTTGGTTTGGCCCAGCGACGCGGCTCACAGGAACCTTCCACTCCGGTTGAGAGCAACATGTACCAAGGAGGAATGCTGTACAACTCCCCGCCGGCTGTTGGTTATCAGTCGACCCCTCCTCAAACGTCTTACATGCCTCTTGCACCCGTCAAGGAAGACCTGGCTCCTCAAGCTCATGCGGAAGCCCCGACTGGTCCCGTAGAACAGTCTTACGGCAGCGGATCGCCGTATCAGCCCGCAGGTTATGGTTCTTTTGACCAGCCATTCATGAACCAGGCTCCTTCAGACGGGGGTGGCTATATGCCTCCCGGTGTGAGCAGCGGTTACGAGCCTCCTGCCATTGAAAGCCACGCAGAACCTGCAGCGGCACCGTCGGAAGAAGTCAACGAAGAAGagccggcgaagaagaagtcctttatggatgatgatgacgatgatgatatcgccGCGCGTGCCGCAGCCATTCAAAAGGCTGAAAAGGCACGCAAGGATCGCGAAGCGGATGAAGCTTTCAGAAAGgctgcagaagcagatg CCCAAAAACCTGCACCCGCTAAGAAGTCTTGGTTCGGAGGCTGGTTCggaggtgctgctggtggcaagaaggaagacctgAACCCCAACAAGCCTATCCGAGCCAAGCTTGGTGAGGAGAACTCATTCTACTACGACAAGGATCTGAAGAAATGGGTCAACAAGAAGGACCCCAACAGCGCTACCGCTGCGCGCGCtaccccgccgccgccgcgtGCTTCAGGACCTCCTAGCAGAACGGCCAGCGGTAGCAgtgcagcaccaccaccacctgcgGCCAGTGCATCCCCAATGATGCCGCCTCCCAATAGTCGGCCGCCTTCAACTACAGGtatgcctcctcctccgggcAGTCCAGCTCTGTCTTCTCTGGGTGTGCCGCCGCCTTCAATCCAACGGTCCGTCTCTACTGGTGCCGCTGTCTCCACGCCTCCAAGCGGATTAGCAGCACCCCCAAGGCCAGCAACTTCCCTGAGCAATGCCAGCTCCATCGATGACCTGCTTGGAGCACCAACGGCTCGCAAGGGCGCAGCcgccaaaggaaagaagaaggggcGCTATGTCGACGTAATGGCAAAATAA
- a CDS encoding checkpoint protein HUS1 family protein (COG:D,L;~EggNog:ENOG410PG4K;~InterPro:IPR016580,IPR007150;~PFAM:PF04005;~go_component: GO:0005730 - nucleolus [Evidence IEA];~go_component: GO:0030896 - checkpoint clamp complex [Evidence IEA];~go_process: GO:0000077 - DNA damage checkpoint [Evidence IEA]), which yields MRFRTQIANASIFSKLTASLSSLGKVCWMRLEKDFIRFTIIPDQGTQVWAQLPIDTIFEEESYICESNTGAINLEVPIGALHRALRSAVSAKLSNLRLTKKGNVPLLALTIRATSWTTTSNALDIPETTAAAAATDHSSSTIDNSATTTTARPSGTGPRERETVITQEIPIKVLHESAVEGLHQPRCRDPDVNILLPSLIQLKSISERFTKLATTNSSNKTSTAGGATSTTTAPSLSSPKLELSANMHGSLKVAVGTDAFRISSVWTDLLNPSLDPGQLDEGRELGQLPSERMREVPADDEAGWAKVRIDGKDWSRILSVGRLNPRVVASFINETALVLYVFLPGSWNEQDSCLTYYMTSYAV from the exons ATGCGTTTTCGAACCCAAATAGCCAACGCGTCTATCTTCTCCA AATTAaccgcctctctctcttccctggGAAAGGTATGTTGGATGCGTCTTGAGAAAGACTTCATCCgcttcaccatcatccccgacCAAGGCACACAAGTATGGGCTCAACTCCCGATC GACACCATCTTCGAAGAAGAATCCTACATCTGTGAATCCAACACCGGAGCAATCAACCTCGAAGTCCCCATCGGCGCTCTCCACCGCGCCCTACGCTCCGCCGTATCCGCCAAACTATCTAACCTGCGACTGACCAAAAAGGGCAACGTACCTCTCCTAGCACTAACGATTCGCGCTACATCAtggacaacaacatccaaTGCCCTCGACATCCCagaaacaacagcagcagcagcagcaacagatcactcctcatccaccatcgaCAACagcgccaccaccactactgcTAGACCCTCCGGCACCGGGCCCCGAGAACGCGAAACCGTAATCACCCAAGAAATCCCCATCAAGGTACTCCACGAATCCGCCGTCGAAGGACTCCACCAGCCACGATGTCGAGACCCAGATGTAAATATCCTCCTGCCGAGCTTGATCCAGCTAAAGAGTATCTCGGAGCGGTTTACGAAGTTAGCTACCACGAATTCTTCCAATAAAACATCAACAGCAGGAGGGGCCacttcaacaacaacagcaccatCACTATCATCACCGAAGCTAGAACTCTCCGCTAACATGCACGGCTCGCTCAAAGTAGCTGTCGGGACGGACGCGTTCCGGATATCGAGTGTCTGGACGGATCTGTTGAATCCGAGCTTGGATCCCGGGCAGTTGGAcgaggggagggagttggGTCAGTTGCCGAGTGAGCGGATGAGGGAGGTGCcggcggatgatgaggctggGTGGGCTAAGGTGAGGATTGATGGAAAGGATTGGAGTCGGATTTTGAGTGTGGGGAGGTTGAATCCGAGGGTTGTGGCTT CGTTCATTAACGAGACAGCTCTGGTGCTGTATGTCTTTTTGCCGGGGAGTTGGAATGAGCAGGATTCGTGTCTGACG TATTATATGACTTCTTATGCGGTTTAG